Proteins encoded together in one Bacteroidota bacterium window:
- a CDS encoding replication-associated recombination protein A: MKRKLDIPQIPLAERIRPKTLSEFFGQKELVGEGKPIKKMIENDTLSSLIFWGPPGSGKTTLARIISETTSSEFFRLNAVSSGVKDVREVISLAKQNQLYNKRTILFIDEIHRFNKSQQDALLNSVESGEIILIGATTENPSFEVIPALRSRARVYILKELSADDLKGIINTAVTSDEFLKSFNIKSIDEDFLIYLSGGDSRIMLNLLEDAVIHQKDLDEIVISKKVLENIIQKKNVVYDKSGEEHYNIISAFIKSIRGSDPDAALYWMARMLEGGEDPLFIARRMVVLASEDIGNASPNALVLAESTFSAVHKIGMPEARIILAQCVTYLASSPKSNSSYLAITKAQQAVNNNPLYQVPVHLRNAPTSLMKSIGYGKEYKYPHDFDENFIQQNYLPKELEKEQFYMPSENGQEKGLKERLKRLWGNLKKY, from the coding sequence TTGAAGAGAAAACTTGACATACCTCAAATACCTTTAGCTGAAAGAATAAGACCTAAAACCCTCAGTGAATTTTTTGGTCAGAAAGAATTAGTAGGTGAAGGTAAACCAATCAAAAAAATGATTGAAAACGATACCCTAAGTTCACTTATATTTTGGGGACCACCGGGAAGTGGTAAAACAACGTTAGCGCGGATAATTTCTGAAACTACTTCTTCAGAGTTTTTCCGATTGAATGCTGTTTCATCTGGAGTAAAAGATGTAAGGGAAGTAATTAGTTTAGCTAAACAAAATCAACTTTATAATAAGAGAACGATTCTATTTATTGATGAAATTCATCGTTTTAATAAATCACAGCAGGACGCGTTACTGAATAGTGTTGAATCGGGTGAAATTATTCTGATTGGAGCTACAACTGAAAATCCGTCATTTGAAGTAATCCCAGCTCTAAGATCAAGAGCAAGAGTTTATATATTAAAGGAGTTGTCAGCGGATGATCTGAAAGGAATAATCAATACTGCAGTTACTTCAGATGAATTTCTAAAATCGTTTAATATAAAAAGTATTGATGAGGATTTTCTGATATACTTAAGTGGTGGTGATTCAAGAATAATGCTCAATCTTCTTGAAGATGCTGTAATACATCAAAAGGATTTGGATGAGATTGTAATTAGTAAGAAAGTTCTGGAAAATATAATCCAGAAGAAAAATGTTGTTTATGATAAGTCAGGGGAAGAACATTATAATATAATTTCAGCATTTATTAAAAGTATTAGGGGAAGTGATCCGGATGCAGCATTATATTGGATGGCAAGAATGTTGGAGGGAGGCGAAGACCCGTTATTCATTGCTCGACGAATGGTAGTTTTAGCATCTGAAGATATTGGAAATGCTTCACCAAATGCATTAGTTCTTGCAGAATCGACTTTTAGTGCTGTACATAAAATTGGAATGCCGGAAGCTCGTATCATTTTAGCTCAATGTGTAACTTACCTGGCCTCCTCACCCAAAAGTAATTCCTCATATTTAGCTATTACAAAAGCTCAACAAGCAGTCAATAACAATCCGTTATATCAAGTTCCTGTTCATTTGCGAAACGCTCCAACATCATTGATGAAATCAATAGGTTATGGAAAAGAGTATAAGTATCCTCATGATTTCGATGAAAATTTTATCCAACAAAACTATCTACCAAAAGAACTCGAAAAAGAACAATTTTATATGCCATCTGAAAATGGTCAGGAAAAAGGATTGAAAGAAAGATTAAAACGCTTGTGGGGAAACCTAAAGAAATATTAG
- a CDS encoding D-alanine--D-alanine ligase, with product MDKNLTVGLIVGGASPERAVSKLTGEGVYKALVNLGYGVKLVDPAYGRSQPTKIEDYFSDCESFPVAYQNYPEAINSELLDDIDLAFIALHGSWGEDGTIQSLLEFRDIPYTGSGILACAASMDKGITKSIIQHHDVPTPHWIVVEKDQYNQDELITEIKSKFNLPFVVKPNDQGSAIGLTICKNFEELNDAIKLSHQFSKKALIEEYIDGREVTVGVIGEKVLPVLEIKPKHFFYDYECKYTSGMSEYEVPADIPEEVSLRIQNYALDAYKAVGCSSYGRLDFRLDKDLNPFCLEINTLPGLTSTSLLPKAAKSIGMNYDQLIELIIKNSLS from the coding sequence GTGGATAAAAATCTTACTGTTGGACTTATTGTTGGAGGAGCATCACCTGAACGAGCTGTTTCAAAACTAACCGGTGAAGGAGTTTACAAAGCTTTAGTTAATTTAGGTTATGGAGTAAAATTAGTTGATCCGGCTTATGGTAGAAGTCAACCTACTAAGATTGAAGATTATTTTTCCGATTGTGAATCTTTTCCCGTTGCTTATCAAAATTATCCAGAAGCTATAAACTCTGAATTGCTGGATGATATTGACTTAGCCTTTATTGCACTTCATGGCAGTTGGGGTGAAGATGGTACAATTCAATCACTTTTAGAGTTTAGGGATATACCTTATACAGGTTCCGGGATTCTAGCTTGTGCAGCATCTATGGATAAAGGAATTACAAAGAGTATTATCCAGCATCATGATGTCCCAACACCACACTGGATTGTTGTAGAAAAGGATCAATACAATCAAGATGAATTAATTACTGAAATTAAATCAAAATTTAATCTGCCATTTGTTGTTAAACCGAATGATCAGGGATCAGCAATTGGATTAACGATCTGTAAAAATTTTGAAGAATTAAATGATGCTATTAAACTATCCCATCAATTTTCTAAAAAAGCTTTGATAGAAGAATATATTGATGGACGTGAAGTTACTGTTGGAGTGATTGGGGAAAAAGTACTTCCGGTATTAGAAATTAAGCCAAAGCATTTTTTCTATGATTATGAATGTAAATATACCTCTGGGATGTCTGAATATGAGGTGCCTGCTGACATTCCGGAGGAAGTAAGTCTTCGAATACAAAATTATGCTTTAGATGCATATAAAGCAGTAGGCTGCAGCAGTTATGGAAGATTAGATTTTCGATTGGATAAAGATCTTAATCCGTTTTGTTTAGAGATCAATACATTACCCGGTTTGACAAGTACAAGTCTTTTACCAAAGGCAGCTAAATCAATTGGTATGAATTATGATCAATTAATTGAATTAATTATTAAAAATTCGTTAAGCTAA
- a CDS encoding methylenetetrahydrofolate reductase, with product MRVTEHLLKANETLISFEIIPPKRGGDIKALLSVLDDLVKFNPPYIDITSHAAEVLYEETASGEFKVKVKRKRPGTLGICALIQNKYSIDAVPHVICQGFTKEETEDFLIELHYLGIDNLLAVRGDDSGYKKPTKFGRSINEHAVDLVKQIDDMNKGNYIEDTLIDAEPTNFCIGVGGYPEKHFESPNMDIDIQFAKQKIEAGAEYIVTQMFYNNDRYYDYVEKCRAHGIEVPIIPGLKIVTNKNQVTSIPRNFYIDIPTELAKEVTEAKPEHVVEIGVDWTAKQVEDLINNNVPAIHFYIMQNSTPINKLMKKLNL from the coding sequence ATGCGCGTTACAGAACACTTATTAAAAGCTAACGAAACACTTATTAGTTTTGAAATTATTCCACCCAAAAGAGGTGGGGATATCAAAGCACTATTAAGCGTATTGGATGATTTAGTTAAATTTAATCCACCTTACATTGATATCACAAGCCATGCTGCAGAAGTTCTATATGAAGAAACTGCTAGTGGTGAATTCAAAGTAAAAGTCAAACGAAAACGCCCAGGCACACTTGGAATTTGTGCTCTTATTCAGAATAAATATAGTATTGATGCTGTACCGCATGTAATCTGTCAAGGCTTTACAAAAGAGGAAACAGAGGACTTTCTAATAGAACTTCACTACTTGGGGATTGATAATCTTCTTGCGGTTAGAGGAGATGACAGCGGATATAAAAAACCAACAAAATTTGGTAGAAGCATTAACGAACATGCTGTAGACCTCGTTAAGCAAATCGATGATATGAATAAGGGGAACTATATTGAAGATACCTTGATTGATGCTGAACCGACAAACTTTTGTATTGGTGTAGGGGGATATCCAGAAAAGCATTTCGAATCCCCCAATATGGATATTGATATTCAATTTGCTAAGCAAAAGATTGAAGCTGGGGCAGAGTATATTGTTACTCAGATGTTTTACAATAATGATAGATATTACGATTATGTCGAAAAATGCAGAGCTCACGGAATTGAAGTACCAATAATTCCAGGTTTAAAAATTGTGACTAATAAAAACCAAGTTACATCAATTCCACGAAACTTTTATATTGATATACCAACTGAACTTGCCAAAGAAGTTACAGAAGCAAAACCTGAACATGTTGTAGAAATTGGTGTTGATTGGACTGCAAAACAAGTTGAAGACCTAATTAATAATAATGTACCTGCAATACATTTTTATATTATGCAAAATTCTACTCCAATTAATAAATTGATGAAAAAATTAAATTTATAA
- a CDS encoding Gfo/Idh/MocA family oxidoreductase, with amino-acid sequence MEKRMQKLRATSTAKKLRWGVAGCGNFLENTFLPAFQNLKRSRLVSVYSSNINRAELIKNKFNANSSFSNYSDFLKSDIDAIYISSKNSDHYWQVIEAAKAGKHILCEKPLAITAKEAEKMVDICRKNNVKLTVNYVLRHHPIIKKTKELIDNNLLGKLISISANFNIDFKPNDNFRFIRSESGGGALRDLGTHMIDILRYLGGEISTIKGILDNVIYSGEVEDFASAIVRFENGGYGNFNVSYNVNNPHNRIEILGYNGTITIENLIGRKQSPAKMTINLRNEAKRAFRRRANRQLYLLRSVQRSFLKDKPLLITGDDGLINMRLMEELEKRSRG; translated from the coding sequence ATGGAAAAAAGAATGCAAAAATTAAGAGCAACATCAACAGCAAAAAAACTTAGATGGGGTGTTGCCGGTTGTGGTAATTTCCTTGAAAATACATTTTTACCAGCTTTTCAAAATCTGAAACGAAGCAGACTAGTCTCAGTATATAGTTCAAATATTAACCGTGCTGAGTTAATTAAGAATAAATTTAATGCAAACTCAAGTTTTAGTAATTATAGTGATTTCTTAAAAAGCGATATTGATGCAATTTATATTAGCAGTAAAAACTCTGATCACTATTGGCAAGTTATTGAAGCAGCTAAAGCCGGTAAGCATATATTATGTGAGAAACCTCTTGCCATTACTGCTAAAGAAGCTGAAAAAATGGTCGATATTTGTAGAAAAAATAATGTAAAGTTAACTGTAAATTATGTTCTTCGACATCATCCGATAATTAAAAAGACCAAGGAATTGATTGATAACAATCTGCTTGGAAAATTGATTTCAATATCGGCTAATTTTAATATTGACTTCAAACCAAATGATAATTTTAGATTTATTCGTTCCGAAAGTGGAGGAGGTGCTTTACGAGATTTAGGAACTCACATGATTGATATCCTCAGATATCTTGGAGGTGAAATATCAACCATTAAAGGGATTCTTGATAACGTAATTTACAGTGGGGAAGTAGAGGACTTTGCTTCAGCAATAGTTAGATTTGAAAATGGTGGTTATGGGAATTTTAATGTCTCTTATAATGTGAATAATCCCCATAATCGAATAGAAATTTTAGGATATAATGGTACAATAACTATTGAAAACCTAATTGGGAGAAAGCAGTCACCTGCAAAAATGACCATCAATCTTAGAAATGAAGCAAAAAGAGCATTTAGACGTAGAGCAAATAGACAGCTTTATCTATTGCGTTCGGTTCAAAGATCATTTTTAAAAGATAAACCTTTACTAATAACAGGTGATGATGGTCTGATAAATATGCGATTAATGGAAGAATTAGAGAAAAGATCACGTGGATAA
- a CDS encoding EutN/CcmL family microcompartment protein, with protein sequence MILAKVIGNVVSTQKNKNLEGNKLLLVREVNTNGEFATKKDALAIDFVDAGIGDTVIVAKEGDAVKQVLGDSKSPVNTIIIGIVDNIDVVE encoded by the coding sequence ATGATTCTGGCTAAAGTTATTGGCAATGTAGTTTCAACTCAAAAAAATAAAAATCTTGAGGGCAATAAATTACTTTTAGTAAGAGAAGTAAATACTAATGGTGAATTTGCAACAAAAAAAGATGCACTCGCAATTGATTTCGTTGATGCCGGTATTGGGGATACAGTAATAGTAGCAAAAGAGGGAGATGCTGTTAAACAAGTATTAGGTGATAGTAAATCTCCAGTTAATACAATTATTATCGGAATTGTTGATAATATTGACGTAGTTGAATAA
- the dprA gene encoding DNA-processing protein DprA gives MTDLEFQKFLKLRNLLSIDGIGPIRIVKLLQNFNSLDNIYSASKLEIEKIASINSNLASRILGSKNRLDSLSRSLEKEILKLEKMGGQIITYWDEVYPEILRNIYLPPLILYVLGDFQKSDKHSVSVVGTRKPTDYGKVVTAKFTKELAKQNITIVSGLARGIDSIAHRSAIKAGGRTIAVIGSGLDVVYPPENKALFNDIAKNGVVISEFELGTKPDAQNFPKRNRIISGISLGTLVIESRKNGGAMQTANYAMDQNREVFAIPGNLSIPESEGTNTLIQRNEAKLVVEPNDILIELNLKIQPEVGRNIPKPKLDLTLFEEKILDNLTTSPKHIDIIANDTLLSTSECLVNLLSLEFKSVIQQLPGKMFKLI, from the coding sequence TTGACTGATCTAGAATTTCAAAAATTTTTGAAGCTCCGAAATTTGCTTTCAATTGATGGAATTGGTCCCATCAGAATTGTTAAATTGCTACAAAACTTTAACTCCCTTGATAATATATATTCAGCAAGTAAACTTGAAATTGAAAAAATAGCTTCCATTAATTCAAATCTTGCTTCTCGAATATTAGGATCAAAAAATCGTCTTGATTCACTTTCTCGATCACTCGAAAAAGAAATACTCAAATTAGAAAAAATGGGTGGTCAGATAATTACATATTGGGATGAAGTCTATCCAGAAATTCTACGAAATATCTATTTACCTCCTCTTATATTATATGTTTTAGGTGATTTTCAAAAATCTGATAAACACAGTGTCTCAGTTGTTGGTACACGAAAACCAACAGACTATGGTAAAGTTGTTACTGCCAAGTTTACCAAAGAATTAGCAAAGCAGAACATCACTATTGTAAGTGGTCTTGCTAGAGGAATTGATTCAATCGCCCATAGATCTGCCATTAAAGCTGGTGGAAGAACAATAGCTGTTATTGGATCAGGACTAGATGTAGTTTATCCCCCAGAAAATAAAGCTTTATTCAATGATATCGCAAAAAACGGAGTAGTGATCAGTGAGTTTGAATTGGGAACTAAGCCAGATGCTCAGAATTTTCCTAAAAGGAACAGAATTATTTCCGGGATTTCCCTCGGGACTTTGGTGATTGAATCGAGAAAAAATGGCGGAGCGATGCAAACAGCAAACTACGCTATGGATCAAAATAGAGAAGTGTTTGCTATTCCAGGAAATTTGAGTATTCCTGAGAGTGAAGGAACAAATACATTAATACAAAGGAATGAAGCAAAACTAGTTGTAGAGCCAAATGATATATTGATAGAACTGAATCTAAAAATCCAACCTGAAGTAGGGAGAAATATTCCGAAACCAAAATTAGATCTTACTTTATTCGAAGAAAAAATCCTAGATAATTTAACCACATCCCCTAAACACATAGATATTATCGCAAATGATACTTTACTTTCAACTTCAGAGTGCTTAGTAAATCTATTGTCGCTGGAATTTAAAAGTGTGATTCAACAGCTGCCAGGGAAAATGTTTAAACTCATCTAA
- a CDS encoding septum formation initiator family protein → MVKQQFPKIIYFIVLAIVLVILIFSDNGLLKYYELNRDLDNLKTKIEEAKSEIQKLDLQIDSLKNSTVKIEKVAREKYRMKYDYEIPIKIKTK, encoded by the coding sequence ATGGTTAAACAGCAATTTCCAAAAATAATTTATTTCATTGTTCTAGCAATTGTTCTAGTTATTTTAATTTTTAGTGACAATGGTCTATTAAAATATTATGAGCTAAATAGGGATCTTGATAACTTAAAAACAAAAATTGAAGAAGCTAAATCTGAAATTCAAAAACTTGATCTTCAAATAGATTCTTTAAAAAATAGTACTGTTAAAATCGAAAAAGTCGCCCGCGAAAAATATCGTATGAAATACGACTATGAAATTCCTATTAAAATAAAAACTAAGTAA